From a single Hymenobacter sp. YIM 151500-1 genomic region:
- a CDS encoding DUF349 domain-containing protein: MEHPDHLLAEARRYGYIEGDQVWLRPLLDFPARQVGQVKESPDASLVYFAQRFELFRAKVEDLLRKIEESENKGSFLMKALHLKEQVGSYDALGDFASLYQRLTEAEEGIKVTIARNREKNLATKQALIAEVEALADTIDWQAGSEKIKDLRQGWIKTGPVDKHLTDELEAQFQRAVDTFFARKKEFQAEKKAMVNRVYEQYKTLIHKSEALQNSTDFEETTRKLKQLQQDWKDINGTLPRKQANDLWTRFRAAHNHFFERLKVHIESKRQEQQPTPGGSGEDNLSRKRALVAEAQALLRRPMSEAVARAKELQAAWKKVGPVRGEESDRVWEQFILACDKVFEMSALEHYIRKRQPSGPEAGSSADQATLRIQALRDFIKYDKQEQEVLVDNLGKLNDSPGNEAFRTMLQGKIRAFDRKIRTKNELIAMFQQRLGS; this comes from the coding sequence ATGGAACACCCCGACCACCTACTGGCCGAAGCCCGCCGTTATGGCTACATCGAGGGCGACCAGGTGTGGCTCCGCCCGCTGCTGGACTTCCCGGCCCGGCAGGTAGGCCAGGTGAAAGAATCTCCTGACGCATCGCTGGTATACTTTGCCCAGCGCTTTGAGCTGTTCCGGGCTAAAGTTGAAGACCTGCTGCGCAAAATCGAGGAGTCTGAAAACAAGGGCTCCTTCCTGATGAAAGCCCTGCACCTGAAAGAGCAGGTGGGCAGCTACGACGCCCTCGGCGACTTTGCCAGCCTCTACCAGCGCCTCACCGAGGCCGAGGAGGGCATCAAAGTCACCATTGCCCGCAACCGGGAGAAAAACCTGGCCACCAAGCAGGCCCTGATTGCCGAGGTCGAAGCCCTGGCCGACACCATCGACTGGCAGGCCGGCAGCGAGAAAATCAAGGACCTGCGCCAGGGCTGGATCAAAACTGGCCCCGTCGACAAGCACCTTACCGACGAGCTGGAAGCCCAGTTTCAGCGGGCCGTAGACACGTTTTTTGCCCGCAAGAAAGAGTTTCAGGCCGAGAAGAAGGCCATGGTTAACCGGGTGTATGAGCAGTACAAGACGCTCATTCATAAATCGGAGGCCCTGCAAAACTCCACCGACTTTGAGGAGACGACCCGCAAGCTCAAGCAGCTCCAGCAAGACTGGAAGGACATCAACGGCACCCTGCCCCGCAAGCAGGCCAACGACCTGTGGACCCGGTTCCGGGCGGCGCACAACCATTTCTTTGAGCGCCTGAAGGTGCACATCGAGAGCAAGCGCCAGGAGCAGCAGCCCACGCCCGGTGGCAGCGGCGAAGACAACCTTAGCCGTAAGCGCGCCTTGGTAGCCGAAGCCCAAGCCCTGCTGCGCCGGCCCATGTCGGAGGCGGTGGCGCGGGCCAAGGAGCTGCAAGCCGCCTGGAAAAAGGTGGGCCCCGTGCGCGGCGAAGAGTCGGATCGGGTGTGGGAGCAGTTTATTCTGGCCTGCGACAAGGTGTTTGAGATGAGCGCCCTGGAGCACTACATCCGCAAGCGCCAGCCCAGCGGCCCCGAAGCCGGCAGCTCCGCCGACCAGGCCACGCTGCGCATCCAGGCCCTGCGCGACTTCATCAAGTATGACAAGCAGGAGCAGGAAGTGCTGGTTGACAACCTGGGCAAGCTCAACGACTCGCCCGGCAATGAGGCCTTCCGCACCATGCTGCAAGGCAAGATTCGCGCCTTCGACCGGAAGATTCGTACGAAGAACGAGCTAATTGCTATGTTCCAGCAGCGTCTCGGTAGCTAG
- a CDS encoding DUF2795 domain-containing protein: MYWTLELASYLEDAPWPATKDELIDYSIRSGAPMEVVENLQALEDDGQPYENIEEVWPDYPTKEDFMFNEDEY; this comes from the coding sequence ATGTACTGGACTCTGGAACTTGCTTCGTACCTGGAAGATGCCCCCTGGCCCGCCACGAAGGATGAACTCATCGATTATTCTATCCGCTCGGGTGCCCCGATGGAGGTGGTAGAAAACCTGCAGGCTCTGGAAGACGACGGACAACCCTACGAGAACATCGAAGAAGTATGGCCGGACTACCCGACCAAGGAAGACTTCATGTTCAACGAAGACGAATACTAG
- a CDS encoding ABC transporter ATP-binding protein, whose product MSDLSLLRIEQLIAGYGRRVLLRNLSFTVPEPAFVAIVGHNGCGKTTLFRALTGRIPYQGTVQVRGQDLRAVRQPAASGLLAHLPQRGSVEFSIPVRELVVMGRFRHHRFLSAYSPHDYALADAALARVGAAHLAQRDFTQLSGGEQQLVWLAQLSLQDAALYLLDEPTQQLDVYYRRRVFDLLQTWVAEQQKTILCITHDLDNLPTLRGYLLNLSAPQPTLEPLNADTVRAAKEYLESEESLAGPHPLAPSSKERED is encoded by the coding sequence ATGTCTGACCTCTCACTTCTACGCATAGAACAGCTAATTGCGGGGTATGGACGGCGCGTCCTGCTCCGCAATTTGTCTTTTACGGTGCCGGAGCCGGCGTTTGTGGCCATTGTGGGGCACAACGGCTGCGGCAAGACGACGCTGTTTCGGGCCCTGACGGGGCGTATTCCTTACCAGGGCACGGTGCAGGTGCGGGGCCAGGACCTGCGCGCCGTGCGCCAGCCCGCCGCCAGCGGCCTGCTGGCCCACCTGCCCCAGCGGGGCAGCGTGGAGTTTTCGATTCCGGTGCGGGAACTGGTGGTGATGGGCCGCTTCCGCCACCACCGCTTCCTGAGTGCTTACTCGCCCCACGATTACGCCTTGGCCGACGCGGCCCTGGCCCGCGTGGGGGCCGCTCACCTCGCCCAGCGCGACTTTACGCAACTCTCCGGTGGCGAGCAGCAGCTGGTATGGCTGGCCCAGCTCAGCCTCCAGGATGCGGCCCTCTACCTGCTCGACGAGCCCACCCAGCAGCTCGACGTCTACTACCGCCGCCGCGTCTTCGACCTGCTCCAGACCTGGGTAGCTGAGCAGCAGAAAACCATCCTCTGCATCACTCACGACCTTGATAACCTACCCACTCTGCGCGGCTACCTGCTCAACCTTTCCGCGCCTCAGCCTACACTGGAGCCATTGAACGCCGATACCGTGCGTGCTGCCAAGGAGTATCTGGAGAGCGAGGAGAGCTTGGCGGGACCTCACCCACTGGCCCCCTCTTCAAAAGAGAGGGAGGACTAG
- a CDS encoding lycopene cyclase family protein yields the protein MRLALRMWAAHFLSSMAAASDFDYLLIGGGAAGLSLAYHISQEPRLAGKRMLILEPEAKNQNDRTWSFWTDAPMLFDGIVAHEWGRIAFRSPQFEQVFELQRHRYKMIRGLDFYRHVRAVLEASPQVTWVPTAVQDLRELPNAAGVQATTPAGEFTGRYAFDSRPPQLEQLRQPQRHRYLLQHFVGWEVETDHDVFDPTTVEFMDFRGKQHHEARFMYVLPFSPRRALVEYTLFSETPLPKAEYETALRDYLRDTLGLTNYRITAEEVGAIPMTDHPLPAAQSSRIINLGTRAGRAKPSTGYAFKRIQAHSQRLAQALAATGQLPPNLTGDQWQFHLFDTLLLDIMQRQGERTHNIFAELFSRNPVERIFDFLDERTTWKENFQIMNSVTPWPFLRSIWHVLRRRPGRRALTP from the coding sequence TTGCGCCTTGCCCTTCGCATGTGGGCAGCGCACTTCCTGTCGAGCATGGCCGCAGCCTCAGACTTTGATTACCTATTGATAGGCGGGGGAGCAGCCGGCCTGAGCCTCGCGTATCACATCAGCCAGGAGCCACGTCTGGCTGGTAAGCGGATGCTCATTCTGGAGCCCGAAGCCAAAAACCAGAACGACCGGACCTGGTCGTTTTGGACCGACGCGCCCATGCTCTTCGACGGTATCGTGGCGCACGAATGGGGCCGGATTGCCTTTCGCAGCCCGCAATTTGAGCAGGTGTTTGAGCTGCAGCGCCACCGCTACAAGATGATTCGGGGGCTGGACTTCTACCGCCACGTGCGCGCGGTCCTGGAAGCTAGTCCGCAAGTGACGTGGGTGCCGACTGCCGTACAGGACCTACGCGAGCTGCCCAATGCGGCCGGAGTACAGGCCACCACGCCAGCCGGCGAGTTCACGGGCCGGTATGCCTTCGACAGCCGTCCGCCGCAGCTGGAGCAGCTGCGGCAGCCCCAGCGCCACCGCTACCTGCTGCAGCACTTCGTAGGCTGGGAGGTGGAGACGGACCACGACGTATTCGACCCCACAACGGTGGAGTTCATGGACTTTCGGGGCAAGCAGCACCACGAGGCGCGGTTCATGTACGTATTGCCGTTCAGCCCGCGCCGGGCGCTGGTGGAGTACACGTTGTTCTCAGAAACCCCCCTGCCCAAGGCCGAGTACGAAACGGCGCTGCGGGACTACCTGCGCGATACGCTGGGTCTGACCAACTACCGCATCACCGCCGAGGAGGTGGGCGCCATCCCCATGACCGACCACCCGCTGCCAGCGGCCCAAAGCAGCCGCATCATCAACCTGGGCACCCGGGCCGGGCGGGCCAAGCCCAGCACGGGCTATGCCTTCAAGCGCATTCAGGCCCACTCCCAGCGGCTCGCCCAGGCCCTGGCCGCCACCGGCCAGCTGCCCCCCAACCTCACCGGCGACCAGTGGCAGTTCCACCTCTTCGATACGCTGCTGCTCGACATCATGCAGCGCCAGGGCGAGCGGACCCACAACATTTTCGCCGAGCTGTTCAGCCGCAACCCCGTGGAGCGCATCTTCGACTTCCTGGACGAGCGCACCACCTGGAAGGAAAACTTCCAAATCATGAACTCCGTGACACCCTGGCCCTTCCTGCGCTCCATCTGGCACGTGCTGCGCCGCCGGCCGGGGAGGCGGGCCCTCACCCCCTAG
- a CDS encoding sigma-54-dependent transcriptional regulator — translation MTPLRILLVEDEFVIANDLQGILQRRLGSDVFLAFAVPDALAHLDANRPDLVFVDIMLQGERSGIELGQLLRTRYRIPFIYVTSHADKLTLQRAVTTQPHGYILKPFKEAEIVAAVELAQVRSTNEQLTLEKAYLTEEIRATHNFQDLVGQDPATEALFEQVRQVAPYDMTTLLLGETGTGKELFARAIHAQSARHSYPLIKVNCAALPAQLIESELFGHEKGSYTGASERRLGKFELAHKGTIFLDEIGELPLELQPKLLRVLQEKEIERLGGSETLPVDVRVIAATNRDLPAEVAAGRFRADLYYRLNVFPITIPPLRERRGDIAPLAQFFLQKARQQLGKPVQDFSPEAWSEMQRYDWPGNVRELQHLVERAVLLARGPLITTLGVQPAASPAVAATTEPEFVPRSLEEMEREFIWATLRYCNGRIRGVGGAAELLQMHPNTLDARVRKLGIAKDIVLK, via the coding sequence ATGACCCCACTCCGCATTCTCTTAGTCGAAGACGAGTTTGTTATTGCCAACGACTTGCAAGGAATCTTACAGCGTCGTTTGGGCAGCGACGTCTTCCTGGCGTTTGCCGTGCCCGACGCCCTGGCCCACCTCGACGCCAACCGGCCCGACCTCGTGTTTGTGGACATTATGCTGCAAGGAGAGCGGAGCGGCATTGAGCTGGGCCAGCTGCTGCGCACGCGCTACCGCATCCCGTTCATCTACGTCACGTCCCACGCCGACAAGCTGACGCTGCAGCGGGCCGTGACCACGCAGCCCCACGGCTACATCCTCAAGCCCTTCAAGGAAGCCGAAATCGTGGCCGCCGTCGAGCTGGCCCAGGTGCGCTCTACCAACGAGCAGCTGACCCTGGAAAAAGCGTACCTGACCGAGGAAATTCGGGCGACGCACAACTTCCAGGACCTGGTAGGCCAGGACCCGGCCACCGAGGCCCTGTTTGAGCAAGTGCGGCAAGTGGCGCCCTACGACATGACCACCCTGCTGCTGGGCGAAACGGGCACGGGCAAGGAGCTGTTTGCCCGCGCCATCCACGCCCAGTCGGCCCGGCACAGCTATCCGCTCATCAAGGTCAACTGCGCGGCCCTGCCGGCCCAGCTGATTGAGAGTGAGTTGTTTGGGCACGAGAAGGGGAGCTACACGGGAGCCAGTGAGCGGCGCCTCGGCAAGTTTGAGCTGGCGCACAAGGGCACTATTTTTCTGGATGAAATCGGGGAGCTGCCCCTGGAGCTGCAGCCCAAGCTGCTGCGCGTGTTGCAGGAAAAGGAGATTGAGCGCCTGGGCGGCTCCGAGACCCTGCCCGTGGACGTGCGGGTTATTGCCGCCACCAACCGCGACCTGCCGGCCGAAGTGGCCGCCGGCCGCTTCCGCGCCGACCTCTACTACCGCCTCAACGTGTTTCCCATCACCATTCCGCCCCTGCGGGAGCGGCGCGGCGACATTGCTCCGTTGGCGCAGTTCTTCCTGCAAAAGGCCCGGCAGCAGCTGGGCAAGCCCGTGCAGGACTTCAGCCCCGAAGCCTGGTCCGAAATGCAGCGCTACGACTGGCCCGGCAACGTGCGGGAGCTACAGCACCTGGTAGAGCGGGCCGTGCTGCTGGCTCGCGGCCCGCTCATTACCACGCTGGGCGTGCAGCCTGCCGCCAGCCCGGCAGTGGCCGCCACCACCGAGCCTGAGTTCGTGCCCCGGTCTCTGGAAGAGATGGAGCGGGAGTTTATCTGGGCTACGTTGCGCTACTGCAACGGCCGGATTCGGGGCGTAGGCGGGGCGGCCGAGCTGCTGCAGATGCACCCGAACACGCTGGATGCGCGGGTGCGCAAGCTGGGCATTGCCAAAGACATTGTGCTGAAGTAA
- a CDS encoding sensor histidine kinase has product MIISINDLLDTLYVQQGNYRLARRYGAENRRLEAQLRKQEQEAKVAELQGRYDTKEKERNIQMLRQQNQIARLAALQQRTLRNAAFVTAGLLLLAVGILYNRYRLRQRAVQQLNAQKQVLEVRDQEKELLLREKTLLLQEVHHRVKNNLQIVLSLLNTQVNTLHEPAAIEAIRDSQSRVQTMALIHQNLYQSESLARIDMLSYFGELTEAISEAFRQEAARVQLHVSVEPLQLNTHTAVPLGLIVNELVTNALKYAFPPGYPDQRVWVTLGQVEAGRYQLVVADSGVGLPASVVPTKVASLGLRLVAGLAQQMKARLEVAAAPGACFTLTFRELPQTPVAAQA; this is encoded by the coding sequence ATGATTATCAGTATTAACGACCTGCTCGATACCCTCTATGTGCAGCAAGGTAACTACCGCCTGGCTCGGCGGTACGGCGCCGAAAACCGGCGCCTCGAAGCCCAGTTGCGCAAGCAGGAGCAGGAGGCGAAAGTAGCCGAGCTGCAAGGCCGCTACGATACCAAAGAAAAGGAACGCAACATTCAGATGCTACGGCAGCAAAACCAGATTGCTCGCCTGGCAGCCCTGCAACAGCGTACCCTGCGCAATGCGGCCTTTGTTACGGCCGGGCTGCTGCTGCTGGCCGTGGGCATCCTATATAACCGCTACCGCCTGCGCCAGCGCGCGGTGCAGCAACTCAATGCCCAGAAGCAGGTGCTAGAAGTGCGCGACCAGGAAAAAGAGCTGCTGCTGCGCGAGAAGACGCTGCTCTTGCAGGAGGTGCACCACCGCGTCAAGAACAACCTGCAAATTGTGCTCAGCCTCTTGAACACCCAGGTCAACACCCTGCACGAGCCGGCCGCCATCGAGGCCATCCGCGACAGCCAGAGCCGGGTGCAGACCATGGCCCTGATTCACCAGAACCTCTACCAGTCCGAGAGCCTGGCCCGCATCGATATGCTCAGCTACTTCGGCGAGCTGACCGAAGCCATCAGCGAGGCTTTCCGGCAGGAGGCCGCCCGCGTGCAGCTGCACGTGAGCGTCGAGCCCCTGCAACTGAACACGCACACGGCCGTGCCCCTGGGCCTGATTGTCAATGAGCTGGTGACCAATGCGCTGAAGTATGCCTTTCCGCCCGGCTATCCCGACCAGCGTGTGTGGGTGACGCTGGGGCAGGTGGAGGCCGGCCGTTACCAGTTGGTGGTGGCCGACTCGGGCGTGGGCCTGCCCGCCAGTGTGGTGCCCACCAAGGTGGCCTCGCTGGGCTTGCGCCTGGTGGCCGGGCTGGCCCAGCAGATGAAAGCCCGCCTGGAGGTGGCGGCCGCACCGGGCGCCTGCTTTACCCTGACCTTCCGCGAGCTGCCCCAAACGCCGGTGGCTGCCCAGGCGTAG
- a CDS encoding RICIN domain-containing protein: MCRPAGLLVAALILGALDPDPAQAQVAAKPADSFVESIGVNTHWSYPSYSNYAGLKQKLSESGIRYIRDSSYPGNFDKYNELYSAHGIRTNVLLGRRLPGDWPQPLDLGQIGTELSSVKSGITTAAVASLEAPNEYDLSHGSGESDWVGKIQQYTKDTYAKAKADATLKNLPLLGPSLTSGSAYSRVGNMDPWIDYVNLHPYQSDRHPGSGGWGDDGYGSIYWHRKYGATLQSSSGKPTQATECGYHNDLANDGLSEEAAGKYTARMYAEFFRTGFSVRSFKYELLNQGTGYKEDVFGLLRNDLTEKPSFRAVKNLISVLSDKGTAFTPGSLNYTLTGNTNNVRQLLFQKRNGDFYLMLWLEVPSWDVNANKDLYPAAQTVTLTLPGTIKSATKYELSNNSDLSTAAVSISGGAVTLSVSDKVMIVKLSSGTVTSVPGTPTTGAFSGVYRLVARHSGKVLDISGASTAEGAAAIQWTSKASSNQHWQLTQQSNGSYKLVAQHSGKCLDVNAGSTADGAKVQQWTDNGTNAQRWEIKPASDGYYTLTNVASGKVLDVAGGVSATGDGVKVHMWTAHGNTNQQWKLELVSSAAGATSTADQQTLSIYPNPIVEASADPVTVQYVSSKAQTARLMVVNSQGVTVYNQVVQLRAGLNKIQVPASQKLHGGVHVVRLATDAGAFTQRLQVAR, encoded by the coding sequence GTGTGTCGGCCGGCAGGACTGCTGGTAGCGGCTTTGATACTGGGCGCGCTGGACCCTGATCCTGCCCAGGCCCAGGTGGCGGCCAAGCCAGCCGATTCGTTTGTGGAGTCCATTGGCGTAAACACGCACTGGAGCTACCCCTCCTATTCCAACTATGCGGGTCTTAAACAGAAGCTAAGCGAGTCTGGCATCCGTTACATCCGTGATAGCTCCTATCCGGGCAATTTCGACAAGTACAATGAGCTATACTCTGCCCACGGCATACGCACAAACGTGCTGCTGGGCCGCCGTCTGCCCGGCGACTGGCCTCAACCCCTGGACCTAGGGCAAATCGGCACCGAGCTCAGCAGCGTCAAGAGCGGCATTACAACAGCGGCGGTTGCTTCCCTGGAGGCCCCCAATGAGTACGACCTTTCTCACGGAAGCGGTGAATCGGACTGGGTGGGCAAAATCCAGCAGTACACCAAGGACACGTATGCCAAGGCCAAGGCTGATGCGACGCTGAAAAATCTACCCCTGCTGGGCCCTTCCCTCACCAGCGGCAGTGCCTATTCGCGAGTGGGCAACATGGACCCGTGGATTGACTACGTTAATCTCCATCCCTACCAGTCGGACCGCCATCCTGGCAGTGGAGGCTGGGGCGATGATGGCTACGGCAGCATCTACTGGCACAGAAAATATGGCGCCACCCTACAGTCTTCTTCGGGCAAACCCACGCAGGCCACCGAGTGCGGCTACCACAATGACCTGGCCAACGATGGATTGTCGGAAGAAGCCGCTGGCAAGTACACGGCGCGCATGTACGCCGAATTCTTTCGTACAGGCTTCAGCGTGCGCTCCTTTAAGTATGAGTTGCTTAACCAAGGCACCGGCTACAAGGAAGATGTATTTGGTCTGCTACGCAACGACTTAACAGAGAAGCCTTCGTTCCGGGCAGTGAAAAACCTGATTAGCGTGTTGTCGGACAAAGGGACGGCCTTTACACCCGGCTCACTAAATTATACGCTTACGGGCAACACCAACAACGTGCGCCAGTTGCTGTTTCAGAAGCGCAACGGCGATTTTTACCTGATGCTCTGGCTGGAGGTACCCAGCTGGGACGTGAATGCCAACAAGGACCTCTATCCGGCTGCCCAGACCGTAACTCTGACTCTACCCGGCACTATTAAGTCGGCTACCAAGTATGAGCTCAGCAATAACTCGGACCTGAGCACCGCTGCCGTATCCATCAGCGGTGGAGCGGTGACCTTGTCCGTATCGGATAAGGTAATGATTGTGAAGCTCAGCAGCGGCACGGTAACTTCAGTGCCCGGCACGCCCACTACGGGCGCGTTTAGCGGGGTGTACCGGCTGGTGGCGCGCCACTCAGGTAAAGTACTGGACATTAGCGGGGCCAGCACGGCTGAGGGTGCCGCTGCCATCCAGTGGACTTCTAAGGCCAGCAGCAACCAGCACTGGCAGCTGACGCAGCAAAGCAATGGCAGCTACAAGCTCGTAGCGCAGCACTCGGGCAAGTGCCTGGACGTGAATGCCGGCAGCACGGCCGACGGGGCTAAGGTGCAGCAATGGACCGACAATGGCACCAATGCCCAGCGCTGGGAAATTAAGCCGGCGTCGGATGGCTACTACACCCTCACCAACGTAGCCAGCGGCAAAGTGCTGGACGTGGCCGGCGGCGTTTCCGCCACGGGCGATGGTGTGAAGGTGCACATGTGGACAGCTCATGGCAATACCAACCAGCAGTGGAAGCTGGAGCTTGTTAGCTCTGCTGCCGGGGCCACTTCTACTGCCGACCAGCAGACGCTGAGTATATATCCGAACCCGATAGTGGAAGCCAGCGCCGACCCGGTTACTGTGCAGTACGTGTCCAGCAAGGCCCAGACTGCTCGCCTCATGGTAGTGAATTCCCAGGGTGTTACGGTGTACAACCAGGTAGTGCAGCTGCGCGCCGGGTTGAACAAGATACAGGTTCCGGCCTCACAGAAGCTCCACGGTGGCGTACACGTGGTGCGCCTGGCTACCGATGCCGGCGCCTTCACGCAACGCCTACAGGTAGCCCGCTAA